Part of the Drosophila pseudoobscura strain MV-25-SWS-2005 chromosome 2, UCI_Dpse_MV25, whole genome shotgun sequence genome, TTTTAGAGTTGCATAATTACACGCACACGAatacgcacacgcacacacccatgccccatgcaccATACCCATACCAATAGGCAtacctgccactgccactggccatGGAACTGTTGGGCGTTGTTGCGGTTTGATGTGGCGCTCCTCCATGCATTTCgcttgctgctgcagccatgGAAACTTGTCGTACCTGTGCGATTTCCATGTTTGTTTGCCatggcagcaacaattttcTGGACCTATTCCATCCCACCTGCTGGCAGAGTGAAATGGCCCAGATACGACTGGAGTTTGTCCACTGGAATCTGAAGGTACGTACCCAACGTATGGATGGTCGGTCTGTCGTGGAGTTGGCAACTGAAAATTACACATTTTCCACCAAAGTGAAAgtctgtgtggtgtgtggcaaTGCAACGAAAACTGCATTGAGTTGAGCTTTGGCTTGAGATCTGATTTCGCTTACTCAGGGGTCTTTGAACTTGATAAGGGTTTTCGTTATGTCTATCAAACCGCAAGTCAACTTATACTATAGATGTTTATAGATCTATAgatgtctgtctgtttctATTGAATCTAAAGTTTTATGTCAATATTCAAAAGTCGCGCAACCGTTTATTATATGTTGTTTGAGACTCAATAAATAGGAACACAATCTACTGCAGACCCGTTTAAAGAGGGCCTTAAGCTTAGAGTTTTTCCCTTATATTTTAATACAATTGCAGATTTCTCCCAACGATGGATTGCCACAGAAAATATGCAGCGACTGTTTTACCAAGTTCTGCTCCATTTACACATTTCGACTGGGCTGCCAGGAAGCGCAGTTGAAGTTGTCGAACATTTATGACAAAATCGATGCCAGCAGCTTGGAGGATGAATGCcaggaaggggaaggggaacaTGAAGATGCGGAAGCTGTGCCAGAAACAACAATTAtaggagcaacaacaacaacaacaacgacggtTTCAATCGAAACACAACCaaacactgccactgcccccccAATAGAGTTTTTTGTGGAAACCATAGGCCACACCGAAGCGAGTAACGATAACGACTCACAGCCACTATAccaggatgatgatgatgatgatgccactCAGGAACTGACCATTAGCTTTGCTTGTAAGTTCTGCTTTAGGCCGCAGGAGAGCtaccagctgcagcagctgctgctggagcacATAAATGCCAGCCACGATCCAGAGCAGCCGTACAACTGTCCGGAGTGCGAGGAGTGCTTCCAGGATGCTGCCTCCCGGACTGTGCACCTCAAGAGCAGTCATGTGGAGAAGCAGTTCAAGTGCGAGGTGTGCGGCAAGCAGTACAGCGATCGGCACAACCTGCGCCATCACATCGAGAAGTATCACTCGGAGACGGACTTTGAGTGCACCATGTGCGAGAAGCGCTTCTTTACGCGCAAAAGCCTCAACTATCACATGAAGTGGCACAATCCGGAGCGCCAGCTCAAGTGCCGGCAGAGCGGCTGCGAGCGTTTGTTCATCAATCAGCGGCATCTGAAATGCCATGAGGCCACCCATACGGGCGCCAGTGCCAGGAAGAGCGAGCACTGTGGCTTCTGTGGTAAAAGTATGTATCTGCCAATACGGATTTGACAGTGATAGATCTACTAAATAGAGCCCTTTCCATAGCTTTCATACACCTAAAGACACTACGATGGCATATCTATAGACAGCATGGCGGGGAAAAGCCCTACAAATGCGCCAACTGCACGGAGGGTAAGtggaaagggagagagagcaaaccAGGAGCGCAGGAACGCTAGAGCCCTGAATAGCCTGATTGGATCTAAAGATGCAATCAGGTTGAGGGATCAggaaacataaacataaacattaaCATTAATCATAACAATTTGTCGCATCATCGAACACTCTCACATTGAAACCAGCGCCTAAGATCATAGAACTGTggcccagccagagccagtccTCAGCTGCCTCTTATATCGTACATAGAGTGTGTCTGTTAGTCAAGTCTAAAGCAACGGTAAACATAATGGCTATAGCAGCTCTTTTTGTATACCTTTTTTTAGCCAAAAAGCATGCCCTCGAAAATTAACAAAACGTTTTGTACTTTGCCATAATCTTAGCCCACATCATTAGAGTTTTTAAACCACAAAATAAATCAACCCAACCCAAGTCCAACCACCAAGTACGTACCCCCTTGGAGAGCAGCATGCATCGTACATCTATTTCATGACACCCAATCACTAACCGACTAGTTACCATCCAAAACCCGTGCCTGTGCCCTATTAACAGTCCTCCTCTGCCATCCCCCTGCCATCTAGTGTTCGCCTCGTACGCGGAGAAAAGGATCCATATGCTGGAGCGGCACAGGGAGAACCTAACGCCCATTGAACGCAGCGAATGCATGTTGTGCCGCCAGCCCTTTGGCAGCGAGCAGGAGCTCATACATCACATGTCCGTGGATCACTTGCAGCGGGCGGCCAGTGCGCCAGTGATTGCCAACAATAAGCGTGTCCTGCAGCAGAAGCGAGAGCGTCAGTATTCGGGACTCTTTCAGTGCGACAGCTGCACCCAGAGATTCAATATGAAGTCGGCCCTGGATCGCCATGCCGCTGTCCATTCGGAGAAGGACAGGCCGCATGCCTGTCTGCACTGCTCAAAGCGTTTCAAACGGGCCCAGGACCTGAAGTGGCACATCAAGACGCACGAGAAGGAGAAGCCCAATGTTTGTGACGTGTGTGGCAAGGCCTTTGCCTTGAAGTATGTCCTCACACAGCATCGGCTCAGCCATGAAGGTGGGTAAATGATTCCCCAGTAATTGCAGAATTCCAATCAATGTGTTCTCTTTTCTCTGCCAGTTTTGGAGAAGAACTTTAAGTGCAACGTTTGCGGTCGGGCCTATCTGTTTGAAAAGAGCCTGCGGCTGCATCAACGCATCCACACGGGCAACACCTACTACAAATGCGATCTGTGCCAGGAACGCTTCGTGACGCACATTAAACTGAAAAGTATTTGAAAGACCATATCATAACCGAAGGGTCTGGACTGGTACTAAAAGTGTGATTATTGTGTTTCAGCTCATATGCAGAAAATGCATGCACACGCATCTGAGACGCCTTCACCGGACTCCCTGGATGATTTGATAAAGATTGTGATTTCCTAAACAGAACAAGATAGCAAATGAAAGCCCCTACTGTACTTTTGTAGCCAAGCgcaaatagagagagagagacagagagcgtaGCTCTCACTAACTCCTACTAAACTGACAAACTACCAAAACCAAACTACTAAAACCATACCCTCCATTCAACCTTATCATTAGACCATATGCGGCCGCAGGAACGCACCAGGGCTGAAAGCTTTATACTCTCTAGGCAAATGATTCACTCTctatcatacatatatatcttctACTATATCTTTCTTCCTCCATCATCGTATTCGCCTGAATACCGCGAGTGCTGTCCATCTATATATTCACACACCTGCAGCACATAGAAACACACGACCATTGACGACCATTTAGCGATAAGCAATATTTAAAAAGAACTTCAAGCTACACGGCAACcacttaatgctcaatgcatttgcatttatttcaaaaaccaaaaaatatttacaatatcTACCGAAAGAGTATAAGTCGTATTTAAAATATCAATGTACTATGAATTTTACTATGTGTAGTTCCAGATATATTTACCAAATTCGTGCTCTATAAAAACATCAATTTGAAAAGATGaagtagtttttttttaatttgttggtaATTTTGGTTGTTCGATGGTTTGTTCGTTGTGCTGGACAACATAAGTCAATGGGATGCTCCTCTAATTTGTTGGCAAAGGTGAACGCCGGCAGGGAGTTCGCAAAGATTTGGAGGAGGAGTACGGCGTTATGGACAGTGGTGGATACCGTGGATCGGCGCTAAATCTTGAGTTCTACCATTAAAGGTTGATATTGTAAACAGCAATGCAAAATTTCCATCGCTGCATAATTTTCAAGAACATTCCGATGTATTCGAGCGGTATGGATTATTGACAAATATTTGATATTGAATTGCATCCGGTTT contains:
- the LOC4802709 gene encoding zinc finger protein 135 produces the protein METCRTCAISMFVCHGSNNFLDLFHPTCWQSEMAQIRLEFVHWNLKISPNDGLPQKICSDCFTKFCSIYTFRLGCQEAQLKLSNIYDKIDASSLEDECQEGEGEHEDAEAVPETTIIGATTTTTTTVSIETQPNTATAPPIEFFVETIGHTEASNDNDSQPLYQDDDDDDATQELTISFACKFCFRPQESYQLQQLLLEHINASHDPEQPYNCPECEECFQDAASRTVHLKSSHVEKQFKCEVCGKQYSDRHNLRHHIEKYHSETDFECTMCEKRFFTRKSLNYHMKWHNPERQLKCRQSGCERLFINQRHLKCHEATHTGASARKSEHCGFCGKTFIHLKTLRWHIYRQHGGEKPYKCANCTEVFASYAEKRIHMLERHRENLTPIERSECMLCRQPFGSEQELIHHMSVDHLQRAASAPVIANNKRVLQQKRERQYSGLFQCDSCTQRFNMKSALDRHAAVHSEKDRPHACLHCSKRFKRAQDLKWHIKTHEKEKPNVCDVCGKAFALKYVLTQHRLSHEVLEKNFKCNVCGRAYLFEKSLRLHQRIHTGNTYYKCDLCQERFVTHIKLKTHMQKMHAHASETPSPDSLDDLIKIVIS